The following coding sequences are from one Granulicella sp. L56 window:
- a CDS encoding glycoside hydrolase family 130 protein: MLLKNAYRFHYIDPMPPQRKFVAIKSLSQIARASAMLALFMAPCAALCQQPWTISPFHRPVTAPVITPNPQSVFSDPLRQHPVHWEASNTFNPAAVVRNGKIYVLYRAEDDSGPRVIGMHISRLGLASSDDGIHFVRNAEPVFYAANDAQKDREWPGGVEDPRVVEAPDGSYVLTYTQWNRKSTSIGIATSKDLMLWTKYGPVFPPSDRPAFHSYKSSGIVTQLVNGRLIAARIHGKFWMYWGEVEIHLATSPDLIHWTALEDEKGDPVVLLKRREDRFDSGFPEVGPPAVLTPKGIVLLYNGKNGTAHGAAGLDPGAYSVGEALFSADDPAKLLERTDEPVFKPEMPFERSGQYPTGTTFAEGLVFFKAKWFLYYGCADSFVGVAVAEQPAR; encoded by the coding sequence TTGCTTTTAAAGAATGCGTATCGGTTCCACTATATTGATCCGATGCCTCCCCAAAGAAAATTCGTCGCCATCAAGTCGCTCTCACAAATAGCCCGAGCCTCTGCGATGCTGGCCCTCTTTATGGCTCCCTGCGCCGCGTTGTGTCAGCAACCCTGGACCATCAGCCCGTTTCACCGGCCCGTCACGGCACCAGTCATCACGCCCAATCCGCAGTCGGTCTTCTCCGATCCGCTGCGGCAGCACCCTGTTCACTGGGAGGCGTCGAACACCTTCAACCCGGCGGCGGTCGTACGCAACGGAAAGATCTACGTGCTCTATCGCGCCGAAGACGATAGCGGCCCCAGGGTGATCGGCATGCACATCTCGCGGCTGGGGCTGGCTTCGAGCGACGACGGCATTCACTTCGTTCGCAACGCCGAGCCAGTCTTCTATGCCGCGAACGATGCGCAGAAAGACCGCGAGTGGCCGGGCGGCGTCGAAGATCCGCGTGTGGTTGAGGCTCCCGACGGCAGCTACGTGCTGACCTACACGCAGTGGAACCGCAAGTCCACCAGCATCGGCATCGCCACCTCGAAGGACCTGATGCTCTGGACGAAGTATGGGCCTGTGTTTCCGCCGAGCGATCGTCCGGCATTTCACAGCTACAAGTCATCGGGCATCGTGACGCAGCTTGTGAACGGACGCCTGATCGCTGCGCGGATTCACGGCAAGTTCTGGATGTACTGGGGCGAGGTCGAAATTCATCTGGCCACGTCGCCTGACCTCATCCACTGGACTGCGCTCGAAGATGAGAAGGGCGATCCGGTGGTGCTGCTCAAGCGCCGAGAAGACCGCTTCGACAGCGGCTTTCCCGAGGTTGGCCCACCGGCGGTGCTGACACCGAAGGGCATCGTGCTTTTGTACAACGGCAAAAATGGTACAGCGCATGGTGCAGCCGGGCTCGATCCCGGCGCGTACTCAGTTGGCGAAGCGCTGTTCTCTGCGGACGATCCGGCGAAGTTGCTCGAACGTACCGACGAACCGGTCTTCAAGCCCGAGATGCCCTTCGAGCGCAGCGGGCAGTATCCCACGGGAACGACGTTTGCCGAGGGGCTGGTCTTCTTCAAGGCGAAGTGGTTTCTCTACTACGGCTGCGCCGACTCTTTCGTCGGAGTCGCCGTTGCGGAACAGCCTGCTCGCTAA
- a CDS encoding DUF6798 domain-containing protein → MTEDRTQHLRYPLLRLFLLACAAVLAQGYHFGVDDGEIYIPAIKKVFNPRLYPFGAEFFESHAHLSLFSPLVGYSARLLHVSVESAVLFWHVGCIFLILIAGWQLAQIFFRSARAHWGAVALLAALLPVPVAGTALVLSDNYLSARSFSAPFALLSIGFLLRGRLRMAFVWLVVTAFFHPQMAVYCAAFLILYWYIDRSSATNTEQPVRLLALAAPSAGLLHSFSLQPATGAYQAVLYSRTYFFAYRWHWYEWIGAIAPLLLLALVAWRTPRAASAAMAKTSRALIVLGVFSTVVFLVFSASHRFDNFTRLQPMRMFHLVYLLMFVMLGGLIGEYVLQAKPWRWIALFVPLALGMFALDRSEYAYSPHIELPGRTDGNAWLEAFAWARANTPVDAVFALTPNYMAIRGEDVHGFRALADRSMLADAYKDSGAVTMFPRLLDDWQQQEQMLAGWRSFGPTDFERLSEISPVTWVIVERRQQSGLDCPYSNGEVAVCRIVVKP, encoded by the coding sequence TTGACAGAAGACAGGACGCAGCACCTTCGCTATCCATTGCTTCGCCTGTTTCTTCTGGCGTGCGCGGCAGTGCTGGCGCAGGGCTATCACTTTGGCGTGGACGATGGCGAGATCTACATCCCCGCGATCAAGAAGGTCTTCAATCCGAGGCTCTATCCGTTTGGCGCGGAGTTTTTTGAAAGCCATGCGCATCTCTCTTTGTTCTCTCCGCTGGTGGGATATTCGGCGCGGCTGCTGCATGTCTCCGTCGAGTCCGCTGTCTTGTTCTGGCATGTGGGCTGCATTTTTCTGATCCTGATCGCCGGTTGGCAACTGGCGCAGATTTTTTTTCGCAGCGCGCGCGCGCATTGGGGAGCGGTCGCGCTGCTGGCCGCGCTGCTTCCGGTTCCGGTTGCCGGGACCGCGCTTGTGCTCTCCGATAACTACCTCTCGGCACGGTCGTTTTCCGCACCATTCGCTCTGCTCTCCATCGGCTTTTTGTTGCGCGGACGGCTGCGAATGGCCTTCGTGTGGCTGGTGGTCACAGCGTTCTTTCATCCGCAGATGGCGGTCTACTGCGCCGCGTTTTTGATCCTCTACTGGTACATCGACCGCAGCTCGGCGACCAACACGGAGCAACCCGTACGGCTGTTGGCGCTGGCTGCTCCGAGCGCGGGGCTGCTGCACAGCTTCAGTCTTCAGCCGGCGACGGGAGCTTATCAGGCGGTGCTCTACAGCCGCACCTACTTCTTTGCCTATCGCTGGCACTGGTACGAGTGGATCGGCGCGATTGCTCCGCTGCTTCTGCTGGCACTCGTCGCGTGGCGAACGCCTCGGGCTGCGTCCGCTGCCATGGCGAAGACGAGCCGCGCGCTCATCGTGCTGGGAGTTTTTTCGACCGTGGTCTTCCTCGTTTTTTCGGCGAGCCATCGCTTCGACAACTTCACCCGCCTGCAACCGATGCGGATGTTCCACCTCGTCTACCTGCTGATGTTCGTGATGCTCGGCGGCCTAATCGGCGAGTATGTGCTTCAGGCGAAGCCGTGGCGATGGATCGCGCTGTTTGTCCCTCTCGCGCTCGGCATGTTCGCGCTCGACCGCAGCGAGTATGCGTACAGCCCGCACATCGAGCTGCCCGGACGCACGGACGGCAATGCCTGGCTTGAGGCCTTTGCATGGGCCCGCGCAAATACGCCCGTCGATGCGGTCTTCGCGCTCACTCCGAACTATATGGCGATTCGCGGCGAAGATGTCCATGGCTTTCGCGCGCTTGCCGACCGCAGCATGTTGGCGGACGCTTATAAGGACAGCGGCGCGGTCACCATGTTTCCTCGCCTGCTCGACGACTGGCAGCAGCAGGAACAAATGCTCGCGGGCTGGCGCAGCTTTGGGCCGACTGACTTCGAGCGCCTGTCCGAGATCTCTCCGGTGACGTGGGTCATCGTCGAGAGGCGGCAGCAGAGCGGTCTGGACTGTCCCTACAGCAACGGTGAAGTCGCGGTCTGCCGCATCGTCGTGAAGCCGTGA
- a CDS encoding efflux RND transporter periplasmic adaptor subunit produces MKILKPRIEILSVLALSVFPLTACNHTPPAAEKQPTNVGVDTAVVHATQSTDYLEVPAHIMADPAHVVHIYPPLSGRILGLNILPGQNVVKGQVIAQLQSNDIAVARSDFEKAKIEVIRANGALARGKLLLTHDVLSQADFAELQATDDVAHSELERSRQHIRELGFAENSVADTVALRAPISGAVLDIGTATGEMQRSLDNATSIATIANLDTVWVVGDVFEKDLASVRPGRAVDIVVPAYPDLKLTGHIQNVSDALDPTTHTLKVRVVLANPKHQLKSDMFATIRVAGVPHATYILPATAVLHEADKTFVFIANAAGGFDQRAVTVGRTLDSGTVKNIEVLNGLNDGDKVVTAGGALLRPTSGD; encoded by the coding sequence ATGAAAATCTTGAAGCCACGCATTGAAATTTTGTCAGTCCTTGCACTCTCCGTCTTTCCCTTGACGGCCTGCAACCATACGCCGCCCGCGGCTGAAAAGCAGCCCACCAACGTCGGTGTCGATACCGCTGTCGTGCACGCGACCCAGAGCACGGACTACCTCGAAGTACCAGCGCACATCATGGCCGACCCGGCGCACGTCGTCCACATCTATCCGCCGCTCAGCGGGCGCATCCTCGGCCTCAACATCCTGCCCGGACAAAATGTGGTGAAGGGGCAGGTGATCGCGCAGTTGCAGAGCAACGATATCGCGGTGGCGCGATCGGACTTTGAGAAGGCAAAGATCGAAGTGATCCGCGCGAACGGCGCACTCGCTCGCGGCAAACTGCTGCTGACGCACGATGTGCTGTCGCAGGCGGACTTCGCCGAGTTGCAGGCCACCGACGATGTTGCGCACTCGGAACTCGAACGCTCGCGCCAGCATATTCGCGAGCTTGGCTTTGCCGAGAACAGCGTGGCCGACACGGTTGCGCTGCGCGCACCGATCTCCGGCGCTGTGCTCGACATCGGCACGGCAACGGGTGAGATGCAGCGCTCGCTGGACAACGCAACCTCGATTGCCACCATCGCAAATCTGGATACGGTGTGGGTGGTGGGCGACGTCTTCGAGAAAGACCTTGCATCGGTCCGTCCAGGCAGAGCGGTCGATATCGTGGTGCCTGCCTATCCCGACCTGAAGCTCACGGGCCACATCCAAAATGTCTCCGACGCGCTGGACCCGACGACGCACACGCTGAAGGTGCGCGTGGTTCTGGCGAATCCGAAGCACCAGTTGAAGTCCGATATGTTTGCCACCATTCGAGTGGCAGGCGTTCCCCATGCAACTTATATCCTGCCCGCGACGGCGGTGCTGCATGAAGCCGACAAGACATTCGTCTTCATCGCGAATGCTGCGGGAGGATTCGATCAGCGCGCTGTGACCGTGGGCCGCACGCTCGATTCGGGTACGGTGAAGAACATCGAAGTCCTCAACGGTCTCAACGACGGCGACAAGGTCGTCACAGCCGGCGGCGCTCTGCTTCGCCCAACGAGCGGAGACTAA
- a CDS encoding TolC family protein produces the protein MAWPSLQAQSPPSSVQPAPITLQQAVDRAVADNPSLASAREHLSAVRSTMLTAEARQNPTLTLLGQGVTLPEVNDNGGNPYYYSANVSRLFERGQKRRWRMEGATDTALVTESQLHDQQRQLVLSVRQAFTNMLAAKAALAIAEENLTDYRKTVDLSKQRLDAGDITRTDFERIDLQQAQFEADDDSAGLNLQQSSAQLQQLFGIDHPSPTFDVTGTLEPPQLALTMADAETRALDARPDFQAAKQSLLLSQANARFAIASGTADPTLASEYERSGADNTFGVSLSIPLRIFDRNQGEKERTRYEIDSSRLAVVAARTQVVSDVDQAWFALDTAQHQAVRYNTHYLAEAGRVRDNLQFSYRNGNSTLLDYLDALRDYRSIHLSSLNANVQVWLAIHQLSYATATDILP, from the coding sequence ATGGCATGGCCGTCTCTTCAAGCACAATCACCGCCCTCATCGGTCCAGCCTGCGCCGATCACGCTGCAGCAGGCGGTCGATCGCGCCGTGGCCGACAATCCCTCGCTGGCCTCGGCCCGCGAGCATCTTTCTGCCGTGCGCTCCACCATGCTGACCGCCGAGGCAAGGCAGAACCCGACGCTGACCCTGCTGGGCCAGGGGGTCACGCTGCCCGAGGTCAACGACAACGGCGGCAACCCTTATTACTACTCGGCCAATGTCTCGCGGCTGTTCGAGCGCGGGCAGAAGCGCCGCTGGCGGATGGAAGGCGCAACCGACACGGCGCTGGTGACCGAGAGCCAGCTCCACGATCAGCAGCGGCAACTGGTGCTGAGCGTGCGGCAGGCTTTCACCAACATGCTCGCCGCCAAGGCCGCGCTGGCGATCGCCGAAGAGAACCTCACCGACTATCGCAAGACGGTCGACCTGAGCAAGCAGCGTCTCGATGCCGGTGACATTACTCGCACCGACTTCGAGCGGATCGACCTGCAACAGGCGCAGTTCGAGGCCGACGACGACTCCGCCGGTCTGAACCTGCAACAATCGAGCGCGCAGTTACAGCAGCTCTTCGGCATCGATCATCCGTCGCCGACGTTCGACGTCACCGGCACGCTCGAGCCGCCACAGCTTGCGCTGACGATGGCCGACGCCGAGACTCGCGCCCTTGACGCGCGTCCGGACTTTCAGGCAGCGAAGCAGTCGCTGCTGTTGTCGCAGGCCAATGCACGCTTCGCCATCGCCAGCGGCACCGCCGACCCGACGCTGGCGAGCGAGTATGAGCGCAGCGGCGCAGACAACACCTTCGGTGTCAGCCTCTCGATTCCACTGCGCATCTTCGACCGCAATCAGGGCGAGAAGGAACGTACGCGCTACGAGATCGACTCCAGCAGGCTAGCCGTGGTGGCAGCGCGCACACAGGTCGTCTCCGATGTCGACCAGGCGTGGTTCGCGCTCGACACCGCGCAGCACCAGGCGGTTCGCTACAACACGCATTACCTCGCCGAGGCTGGGCGCGTGCGCGACAACCTGCAGTTCAGCTATCGCAACGGAAACTCGACGCTGCTTGATTACCTCGATGCACTGCGCGACTACCGTTCCATTCATCTCAGCAGCCTCAACGCCAATGTTCAGGTGTGGCTTGCCATTCACCAACTCAGCTACGCGACCGCGACGGACATCCTCCCATGA
- a CDS encoding efflux RND transporter permease subunit, with product MQPLIRLFIRYRTIILILFFVMLALGGFLVTRLDIEAYPDPSPPLVEIITQNPSWSAEEMEQQVTVPVETTINGTPHLDQVRSISIFGLSDVKLYFDFDSDSFRDRQEVLNRLQTLSLPNNLQPQLSPWSPIGEIFRYQLVGHGYTLNEIKATQDWLVRRELKQVPGVIDITTFGGTTRQYQIEADPNKLLSYGVTLPQVINAVQSSNANAGGNYLQLGNQNVNVRAVGQVHTAEDIGAIVVAEKNGTPITVRDIGTVSEGFQPRLGQVGRDKQNDIVLGIVLLQKDEKSLPTLKALKEKITSLNAGSLLPPGMKISTIYDRTTLINQTTHTVRDIIITGLILVTLVLLSMLGDLRITFIAAVTIPFAVLFAFGMMVLAGRSANLISIGAIDFGILVDASIIVLESIYRKLSRRIEGEETGELIVEGVTDAARPVLFSTGIIVVAFIPLFTMQGVAGQIFSPMSVTYGFALLGALLFALVFAPVLGYLTAPTVQKVGDGYTWLSRSLRHGYEKVLHRTLRHPKSVWMGAAIMLLAGVLCFIFVGGEFMPPLEEGNLWIRATLPQDISFDTSATMANQIRAVIAESPEVTQTVSQMGRPDDGTDVSTFNNIEVSVALKPADKWRPGLTKPELIEEMNNRLSRFPGIELNFSQNIQDNVEEAMSGVKGENSLKLFGDDFDTLTSLADKIETVMKSVPGVADVGVFKVGGQPSLIIQTNRAKAARYGVLSADINAAVQAAIGGAPVTQVIQGDRRFDLTVRYPEGDRSSPDAIRAILIPTADGGSIPLGQVADVSIREGSFMIYREGGRRYIPIKFSVRGRDLSTTINDLQGRLKQQVKLPTGYDYTWAGEFDSLKKEQRRLAVIIPISLAIIVVLLFIQFNTWKDAFIIIATLPFAAVGGAASLFVTRTPFSISAAVGFTSLIGVATLGAVVFMSGVRRAQRESITEDGRTDKGLEEGCIDEMRPVVMACLAAGLGLLPASLSNGIGAQAQQPLARVVVGGMITTIIAILFILPLLLRQKPQRREDEAA from the coding sequence GTGCAGCCACTCATTCGCCTCTTCATCCGCTATCGCACCATCATCCTGATCCTCTTCTTCGTCATGCTCGCGCTCGGCGGCTTCCTGGTGACGCGCCTCGATATTGAGGCGTATCCCGATCCCTCGCCGCCGCTGGTCGAGATCATCACGCAGAACCCCTCGTGGTCTGCCGAAGAGATGGAACAACAGGTCACCGTACCGGTTGAGACCACCATCAACGGCACGCCGCATCTTGACCAGGTACGCTCGATCAGCATCTTCGGGCTCTCCGACGTGAAGCTGTACTTCGACTTCGACAGCGACAGCTTCCGCGATCGCCAAGAGGTGTTGAACCGTCTGCAGACGCTGTCGCTGCCGAATAATCTGCAGCCACAACTGTCACCGTGGTCGCCTATCGGCGAGATCTTTCGCTATCAACTCGTAGGCCACGGCTACACCCTCAACGAGATCAAGGCCACGCAGGACTGGCTGGTGCGCCGCGAACTGAAGCAGGTTCCCGGCGTCATCGACATCACCACCTTCGGCGGCACGACGCGGCAGTATCAGATCGAGGCCGACCCCAACAAGCTGTTGAGCTACGGCGTCACGCTGCCGCAGGTCATCAACGCGGTGCAGTCGTCGAACGCCAACGCGGGCGGAAATTATTTGCAGCTCGGCAACCAGAACGTCAACGTGCGCGCAGTCGGACAGGTGCACACGGCCGAGGACATCGGTGCGATTGTCGTGGCGGAGAAGAATGGCACGCCCATCACCGTGCGCGACATCGGCACGGTCAGCGAGGGCTTTCAGCCACGGCTGGGACAGGTCGGGCGCGACAAGCAGAACGACATCGTGCTCGGCATTGTGCTGTTGCAGAAGGACGAGAAATCGCTGCCGACGCTGAAGGCGCTGAAAGAAAAGATCACCAGCCTGAACGCGGGCAGCCTGCTACCGCCGGGCATGAAGATCAGCACCATCTACGACCGCACCACGCTCATCAACCAGACGACCCACACCGTGCGCGACATCATCATCACCGGGCTGATCCTGGTGACGCTGGTGCTGCTGTCGATGCTGGGAGACCTGCGCATTACCTTCATCGCGGCGGTCACCATTCCATTCGCGGTGCTGTTCGCCTTCGGCATGATGGTGCTTGCGGGACGCTCCGCGAATTTAATTTCCATAGGAGCGATTGACTTCGGCATTCTCGTCGATGCATCGATCATCGTGCTCGAAAGCATCTATCGAAAACTGTCGCGGCGCATCGAAGGCGAAGAGACCGGCGAGCTGATCGTCGAAGGCGTCACCGACGCGGCGCGGCCTGTGCTGTTTTCGACGGGCATCATCGTGGTGGCCTTCATTCCGTTGTTCACCATGCAGGGCGTGGCCGGGCAGATCTTCTCGCCCATGTCGGTCACCTACGGATTCGCGTTGCTGGGCGCTCTGCTGTTCGCGCTGGTCTTCGCTCCGGTGCTCGGCTATCTGACCGCGCCTACGGTGCAGAAGGTAGGCGACGGCTATACGTGGTTGAGCCGCTCGCTGCGCCATGGCTACGAGAAGGTCCTGCATCGCACGCTACGCCATCCCAAGTCTGTCTGGATGGGCGCGGCGATAATGCTGCTGGCGGGTGTGCTGTGCTTCATCTTCGTCGGCGGCGAGTTCATGCCTCCGCTTGAAGAAGGAAATCTATGGATCCGCGCGACGCTGCCGCAGGACATCTCCTTCGACACCTCGGCGACGATGGCGAACCAGATTCGTGCTGTCATCGCGGAGTCGCCCGAGGTGACGCAGACGGTCTCGCAGATGGGACGCCCCGACGACGGCACCGACGTCAGCACCTTCAACAATATCGAAGTCTCGGTCGCGCTGAAGCCTGCCGACAAGTGGCGACCTGGGCTGACGAAGCCTGAGCTGATCGAAGAGATGAACAATCGGCTGTCGCGCTTTCCCGGCATCGAGCTGAACTTCTCGCAGAACATTCAGGACAATGTCGAAGAGGCCATGTCGGGCGTGAAGGGCGAGAACTCGCTCAAGCTCTTCGGCGATGACTTCGACACGCTGACCAGTCTTGCCGACAAGATCGAGACGGTGATGAAGTCCGTTCCCGGCGTCGCCGATGTCGGCGTCTTCAAGGTGGGCGGGCAGCCGTCGCTCATCATTCAGACCAACCGCGCCAAGGCGGCACGCTACGGTGTGCTGTCGGCGGACATCAACGCCGCAGTGCAGGCTGCCATCGGCGGCGCGCCGGTCACGCAGGTCATTCAAGGCGACCGCCGCTTCGACCTGACGGTACGCTATCCCGAAGGCGATCGCAGCAGCCCCGATGCCATTCGCGCCATTCTTATCCCGACCGCAGACGGCGGCAGCATTCCGCTGGGACAGGTGGCCGATGTAAGCATTCGCGAAGGCAGCTTCATGATCTATCGCGAGGGAGGCCGCCGCTACATTCCGATTAAATTCAGCGTGCGCGGACGCGACCTCTCGACCACCATCAACGATCTGCAGGGAAGGCTCAAGCAGCAGGTGAAGCTGCCGACCGGATACGACTACACCTGGGCGGGTGAGTTCGACTCGCTCAAGAAAGAACAGCGGCGGCTCGCCGTCATCATCCCCATCTCGCTGGCGATCATCGTGGTGCTGCTCTTCATCCAGTTCAATACGTGGAAGGATGCGTTCATCATCATCGCCACGCTGCCGTTTGCCGCAGTCGGTGGAGCGGCGTCGCTGTTCGTGACGCGAACGCCGTTCAGTATCTCCGCCGCAGTGGGCTTCACGTCGCTGATAGGAGTGGCCACGCTGGGAGCGGTGGTCTTCATGTCGGGCGTGCGCCGCGCACAACGCGAGAGCATCACCGAAGATGGACGAACCGACAAGGGGCTCGAAGAGGGCTGCATCGACGAGATGCGTCCAGTGGTAATGGCATGCCTCGCGGCTGGCCTTGGCCTGTTGCCCGCGTCGCTCTCAAACGGCATCGGAGCGCAGGCGCAGCAGCCGCTGGCCCGCGTCGTGGTGGGTGGAATGATCACGACGATCATCGCCATCCTCTTCATCCTTCCGCTGCTGCTTCGTCAGAAGCCGCAACGCAGAGAAGACGAGGCTGCTTAG
- a CDS encoding TIM-barrel domain-containing protein, giving the protein MSLHSTSFARLRLLLSLALIAFSPCAFAQTAATPSLQVEPLPNGIRVSSGGTILQITALRDDVLRVRESHDAPLPEDASWAVLPAARTASVAVTPESDGFQTSELRISISPDLRITVSDLAGKILQSDSRPAEWHGTAFHVYKQKYGDSHFFGLGDKPGPLDRAGESFTMWNTDSFGWQESTDPIYKSIPYFIDDREGRALGVLFDNTWRTFFDFGKEVPDQYSFGAPDGPLDYYLMYGPAPKQVVETYAWLTGPTPLPPMWTLGFQQSRYSYYPQSQVMEIADRLRKDRIPADAIYLDIDFQDHNRPFTVDKQRFPHFAQMIHELAEKNFHVVAITDLHIAKLPNAGYAPYDSGTAGDHFVKNTDGTVYTGIVWPGPSVFPDFTREITRQWWGTLYKGFVDEGVSGFWNDMNEPAVFTYPSKTMPDDVQHRIAEPGFAPRTAIHLEIHNVYGMENSRGTHDGLIALRPNERPFVLTRASYAGGQRYAATWTGDNSSTWNHLRMTVPQILNLGLSGFAMSGADVGGFAGSPSPDLLTRWLQLAAFQPIDRDHAAKGTRPHEPWVDGPMHEDIRRRFINERYRLMPYLYTVAEEMSRTGLPIDRPLFLEFPHATADGHPIDLDAGNEFLLGPDLLIAPAPSPDEVAQYEVNLPPGIWYDYWSGQRLDRRAQTVARDLEQRDAAQPNKPLLITPKLAELPVYVREGTILPIAPLTQSTSEKPTGPLTLRVYAGEDCHGDIYLDDGKTFDYRSGQFFRQHFTCAVTADHHLVVHIAASEGSFVPWWSQLRIEAMGWSPVAKELASPTVKLPLRQVGNAWTATVAAPHRAAAMDLTLE; this is encoded by the coding sequence ATGAGCCTGCATTCTACGAGCTTCGCCCGCCTGCGCCTTTTGCTGTCTCTCGCACTCATCGCCTTCAGCCCATGCGCCTTTGCCCAGACTGCCGCCACGCCGAGTCTTCAGGTCGAGCCGCTGCCGAACGGCATCCGCGTCTCGAGCGGTGGCACCATTTTGCAGATCACCGCCCTACGCGACGACGTGCTCCGCGTCCGCGAGAGCCACGACGCTCCGTTGCCCGAGGACGCATCATGGGCTGTCCTCCCCGCTGCGCGAACCGCCTCGGTCGCGGTGACGCCTGAGAGCGACGGCTTCCAGACCAGCGAGCTTCGCATCAGCATCAGCCCCGATCTCCGCATCACCGTCAGCGACCTGGCCGGAAAAATTCTCCAGAGCGACAGCCGCCCCGCCGAGTGGCACGGCACCGCCTTCCACGTCTACAAGCAGAAGTATGGAGACTCGCACTTCTTCGGCCTCGGCGACAAGCCCGGCCCACTCGACCGCGCCGGCGAGTCCTTTACCATGTGGAACACCGACTCCTTCGGCTGGCAGGAGTCCACCGACCCCATCTATAAGAGCATCCCCTACTTCATCGACGACCGCGAAGGCCGCGCGCTCGGCGTCCTGTTCGACAACACCTGGCGCACCTTCTTCGACTTCGGCAAAGAGGTGCCCGATCAATACTCCTTCGGCGCTCCCGATGGCCCACTGGACTACTACCTGATGTACGGCCCCGCTCCCAAACAGGTGGTCGAAACCTACGCGTGGCTCACCGGACCCACGCCGCTGCCGCCGATGTGGACGCTCGGTTTCCAGCAGTCGCGCTACAGCTACTATCCGCAGTCGCAGGTCATGGAGATCGCCGACCGCCTGCGCAAAGACCGCATCCCCGCCGACGCCATCTATCTCGACATCGACTTTCAGGACCACAACCGTCCCTTCACCGTGGACAAGCAACGTTTCCCACACTTTGCACAGATGATCCACGAGCTTGCAGAGAAGAACTTCCATGTCGTCGCGATCACCGACCTGCACATCGCGAAGCTGCCCAATGCGGGCTACGCCCCGTATGACTCCGGCACCGCGGGCGATCACTTCGTGAAGAACACAGACGGCACCGTCTACACCGGTATCGTGTGGCCGGGTCCGTCGGTCTTTCCCGACTTCACGCGCGAGATCACGCGGCAGTGGTGGGGCACGCTCTACAAAGGCTTCGTCGATGAAGGCGTCTCCGGCTTCTGGAACGACATGAACGAGCCCGCCGTCTTCACCTACCCCTCGAAGACCATGCCCGACGACGTGCAGCATCGCATCGCCGAGCCCGGCTTTGCGCCGCGCACGGCGATTCATCTGGAGATCCACAACGTCTACGGCATGGAGAACTCGCGCGGCACGCACGACGGTCTGATCGCGCTGCGTCCTAACGAGCGTCCCTTCGTGCTGACGCGTGCGAGCTACGCCGGTGGCCAGCGCTACGCGGCGACGTGGACCGGCGACAACAGTTCCACGTGGAACCACCTGCGCATGACCGTGCCGCAGATTCTGAACCTCGGACTCAGTGGCTTCGCGATGTCGGGCGCCGACGTGGGCGGCTTTGCCGGATCGCCTTCGCCTGACCTGCTCACGCGCTGGCTCCAGCTCGCGGCCTTCCAGCCTATAGACCGCGACCATGCCGCCAAAGGCACGCGACCGCACGAGCCATGGGTCGATGGGCCGATGCACGAAGATATTCGCCGCCGCTTTATTAATGAGCGCTATCGCCTGATGCCCTACCTCTACACCGTCGCCGAAGAGATGTCGCGCACCGGCCTGCCCATCGACCGTCCGCTGTTCCTCGAATTTCCTCATGCCACCGCCGATGGTCATCCCATCGACCTCGACGCAGGCAACGAGTTTCTGCTCGGCCCCGACCTGCTGATCGCGCCTGCACCTTCGCCCGACGAGGTCGCGCAGTACGAAGTCAATCTGCCCCCCGGTATCTGGTACGACTACTGGAGCGGCCAGCGCCTCGACCGCCGCGCACAGACTGTCGCGCGCGATCTCGAACAGCGCGATGCTGCCCAACCCAACAAGCCGCTGCTCATCACGCCGAAGCTGGCCGAGCTGCCGGTCTATGTTCGCGAAGGAACGATCCTGCCCATCGCTCCTCTGACGCAGAGCACCTCGGAGAAGCCAACTGGGCCGCTCACGCTGCGTGTCTACGCAGGCGAAGACTGCCACGGCGACATCTATCTCGATGACGGCAAGACCTTCGACTATCGCTCGGGCCAGTTCTTCCGCCAGCACTTCACCTGCGCGGTCACCGCCGATCATCATCTCGTCGTGCACATCGCAGCATCCGAGGGCAGCTTCGTTCCGTGGTGGAGCCAGCTCCGCATCGAGGCTATGGGCTGGTCTCCTGTGGCGAAAGAGCTGGCGTCACCCACTGTGAAGTTGCCGCTGCGGCAGGTTGGTAACGCATGGACGGCCACTGTTGCGGCACCACACAGAGCGGCGGCTATGGATCTTACGCTTGAGTAG